The following proteins are co-located in the Brevibacillus laterosporus DSM 25 genome:
- the rnjA gene encoding ribonuclease J1, with the protein MYCVEYEDEIIIIDCGVKFPETEMFGIDLVIPDVSYLIENQHKIKAMVLTHGHEDHIGAIPYVLKQIQATIYGGRLTLGLVKAKLEEHRMQNDVKMVPVFEDTILPFENLSVSFFRTNHSIPDSFGVAIETPEGTVVHTGDFKFDLTPVGRPTEFGKIARIGKNGVLALMSDSTNSERPGFTMSERTVGDSIMDVVSKARGRIILATFASNVHRLQQVVDAAVADDRKIAVIGRSMEKAFMIGQELGYIQVPEGCQIDIKNIDNYSDNKVLIICTGSQGEPMAALTRIASGSHRSVHIYPDDTVIISASPIPGNTVNVSRIIDKLYRAGANVVQNTAFDIHASGHGSSEELRLMLSFLCPTYFIPIHGEYRMLKQHARLAEQVGVESKNIFIIDNGDVVSCTRESGRVTSKVTAGIVLIDGSGIGDVGNIVLRDRKHLAEDGLMVVVVSIDMKQFKLLTGPDIVSRGFVYVRGSESLIQEATGLVKHKLLEALDRKVREWSELKSQINQVLKPFIFEKTGRNPMILTIVMEV; encoded by the coding sequence ATGTATTGCGTAGAGTACGAGGATGAGATTATCATCATCGACTGTGGCGTAAAATTTCCTGAGACTGAAATGTTTGGGATAGATTTGGTGATACCAGATGTTTCTTACCTAATTGAAAACCAGCACAAGATCAAGGCTATGGTACTTACTCATGGACATGAAGATCATATTGGTGCTATTCCCTATGTGTTAAAACAAATCCAGGCAACGATCTATGGTGGACGCCTGACACTTGGATTAGTAAAGGCTAAGCTTGAAGAGCACCGTATGCAAAATGATGTAAAGATGGTACCTGTGTTTGAAGATACGATCTTACCATTTGAAAATCTCTCTGTTTCTTTCTTCCGTACTAATCATAGTATTCCTGATTCGTTTGGCGTTGCGATTGAAACTCCAGAAGGAACAGTAGTTCACACAGGGGATTTTAAATTTGACCTGACACCAGTAGGACGTCCTACTGAGTTTGGAAAAATTGCCCGCATCGGAAAAAATGGTGTACTAGCCTTGATGTCTGATAGCACCAACAGCGAACGCCCTGGTTTTACAATGTCAGAGCGTACGGTTGGCGATAGCATTATGGATGTTGTTAGCAAAGCACGAGGTCGTATTATCTTGGCTACCTTTGCTTCCAATGTCCATCGTTTGCAACAGGTTGTGGATGCCGCAGTGGCGGATGACCGGAAGATTGCTGTTATCGGTCGAAGCATGGAAAAAGCCTTCATGATTGGACAGGAACTAGGCTATATCCAGGTGCCCGAGGGATGTCAGATTGATATTAAAAACATTGATAATTACTCTGATAACAAGGTATTAATTATTTGTACGGGTAGTCAGGGAGAACCGATGGCGGCGTTAACGCGTATCGCGTCTGGTTCACACCGTTCTGTTCATATCTATCCAGACGATACAGTGATTATCTCTGCGTCGCCAATTCCGGGAAATACGGTCAATGTAAGCCGCATTATTGATAAGTTATATCGTGCTGGGGCTAATGTGGTACAAAACACTGCATTCGATATTCATGCTTCGGGTCATGGTAGTAGTGAAGAATTGCGTCTTATGCTGAGCTTTTTGTGTCCTACATACTTTATTCCAATCCATGGAGAGTATCGGATGCTCAAACAACACGCTAGATTAGCTGAACAGGTGGGCGTAGAGTCTAAGAACATCTTTATTATTGATAATGGGGATGTCGTTTCTTGCACCCGAGAATCAGGGCGTGTGACGAGCAAAGTGACAGCAGGTATCGTCCTTATTGATGGTAGCGGTATTGGAGATGTTGGTAATATCGTGTTACGCGATCGTAAGCATCTTGCAGAGGATGGTTTAATGGTTGTTGTGGTTAGTATCGATATGAAACAATTCAAGCTTTTAACTGGACCAGATATCGTAAGTCGTGGTTTTGTCTATGTTAGGGGTTCTGAATCTCTCATTCAGGAAGCTACTGGTTTAGTCAAACACAAGTTATTGGAAGCATTAGACCGCAAAGTGAGAGAGTGGTCTGAATTGAAATCCCAGATTAACCAGGTATTAAAGCCATTCATCTTTGAAAAAACCGGACGTAACCCGATGATTCTTACCATTGTAATGGAAGTGTAA